Proteins co-encoded in one Paracrocinitomix mangrovi genomic window:
- a CDS encoding tetratricopeptide repeat protein, whose translation MKKQNYKSLAAIAVSAVALTGCKLIGDLDYTVTPNPVEMHGDSVEVSIAVKIPEKGLNKKATAEITPKLGNTAFKTIYIQGEKATGNGQTIPLKAGGTVNYTDVVPYTGDMEHADLTIGGVAKKGKKEIDIESEKIADGTIVTPLLVQPDDKALVGVDNFVRTTEETYQAQINYLKGKHDVRSSELKENDIKEFVTWFEDAQVNPKKSPKYITFTAYASPEGEIDKNATLAEDRAKSGNAATVKLVEKAKFENTAGESFYKENPKGEDWEGFKKAVNESDLEDKELILRVLQMYSDPAQREAEIKKMAQTYRKLEKDILPPLRRCQMIVTWDKIGWSDEELKELSKTKPDTLTVEELLFTATLYEDLSEKMRVYNLVVQYYPEDWRGPNNVGYVYYMQNDLNNAKSNWEKANGINENPVTLNNLGIVARQNGDRDKASELYNSAVSAGSEVKYNLGIIDIQNGDYAEAIGNMGDNKTFNKALAQVLNKDYSAALETVDASADAESAMGYYLKAIIGARQDNLDMVVNNLKSCFAKDSSMKAKAAQDREFIKFFENASFTNVVK comes from the coding sequence ATGAAAAAGCAAAATTATAAGAGTTTAGCGGCGATTGCAGTTTCGGCTGTGGCGCTAACTGGTTGTAAGTTAATCGGTGATTTAGATTACACGGTTACACCAAATCCGGTTGAAATGCACGGAGATAGTGTAGAAGTAAGTATCGCAGTGAAGATTCCTGAAAAAGGATTGAACAAAAAAGCTACTGCTGAAATTACTCCTAAACTAGGAAATACAGCATTTAAGACAATTTATATTCAAGGAGAAAAAGCAACAGGTAATGGTCAAACAATTCCTTTGAAAGCAGGAGGAACTGTTAACTATACTGATGTTGTTCCATATACAGGTGACATGGAGCATGCTGATTTAACAATCGGTGGTGTCGCTAAAAAAGGTAAAAAGGAAATCGATATCGAATCAGAGAAAATTGCTGATGGTACAATTGTTACTCCTTTGTTAGTACAACCTGATGATAAAGCTTTGGTTGGAGTAGATAACTTTGTAAGAACTACAGAGGAAACTTACCAAGCTCAAATCAATTACCTTAAAGGTAAGCATGATGTAAGATCTTCAGAATTAAAAGAAAACGATATCAAAGAATTCGTTACTTGGTTTGAAGATGCACAGGTGAATCCTAAGAAATCACCTAAATACATCACTTTTACTGCTTATGCTTCACCAGAAGGTGAAATCGACAAAAATGCAACTTTAGCAGAAGACAGAGCTAAATCTGGTAATGCTGCTACAGTTAAATTAGTTGAAAAAGCAAAATTTGAAAATACGGCTGGAGAAAGCTTCTACAAAGAAAACCCTAAAGGTGAAGATTGGGAAGGATTCAAAAAAGCTGTTAATGAGTCTGACTTAGAAGATAAAGAATTGATCTTAAGAGTTCTTCAAATGTACAGTGATCCTGCACAAAGAGAAGCTGAGATCAAGAAAATGGCTCAAACTTACCGTAAGTTAGAAAAAGACATTTTACCTCCATTGAGAAGATGTCAAATGATCGTAACTTGGGATAAAATTGGTTGGTCAGATGAAGAGTTGAAAGAACTTTCTAAAACTAAACCTGATACTTTAACTGTTGAAGAATTGTTGTTTACAGCTACTCTTTATGAAGATTTATCAGAAAAAATGAGAGTTTACAACTTGGTTGTTCAATACTATCCAGAAGATTGGAGAGGACCAAACAACGTAGGGTATGTTTACTACATGCAAAATGATCTTAACAACGCTAAATCTAACTGGGAAAAAGCTAACGGAATCAATGAGAATCCTGTTACTTTAAACAACTTAGGAATCGTTGCAAGACAAAATGGTGATAGAGACAAAGCTTCTGAATTATATAACTCAGCTGTTTCTGCTGGATCAGAAGTAAAATACAACTTAGGTATTATCGATATCCAAAATGGAGATTATGCTGAAGCAATCGGAAACATGGGAGACAACAAAACTTTCAACAAAGCGTTGGCTCAAGTGTTAAACAAAGATTACAGTGCTGCATTAGAAACTGTTGATGCTTCTGCAGATGCTGAATCAGCAATGGGATACTACTTAAAAGCTATCATTGGAGCACGTCAAGATAATCTTGATATGGTTGTAAATAACCTTAAGAGCTGCTTTGCGAAAGATTCTAGCATGAAAGCTAAAGCTGCACAAGACAGAGAATTTATTAAATTCTTTGAAAATGCATCTTTCACAAACGTAGTGAAATAG
- the folK gene encoding 2-amino-4-hydroxy-6-hydroxymethyldihydropteridine diphosphokinase produces MAAKIAISLLSAAVNELEVYISVGSNQGDSIKIMEQAYDLINERVGEIVLKSSFYETEPWGFDAEQNFINSVIKIKSTTSPEKILEKLLEIERVFGRIRSGKNGYESRPLDLDIVDVKGVVKTTQSLDIPHPRMHERGFVLLPLLEIDPLWKHPVIGKGVKELVSELKDDLSVCKVETN; encoded by the coding sequence GTGGCTGCAAAAATAGCAATTTCATTACTTTCAGCGGCTGTGAATGAATTAGAAGTATATATAAGTGTTGGATCAAATCAAGGAGATTCAATTAAAATAATGGAACAAGCCTATGATTTAATCAATGAAAGAGTAGGTGAAATTGTTCTTAAATCTTCATTTTATGAAACAGAACCATGGGGATTTGATGCAGAACAAAATTTTATTAATTCAGTGATAAAAATTAAATCCACTACAAGTCCCGAAAAAATACTTGAAAAACTACTTGAAATTGAAAGAGTTTTTGGAAGAATAAGATCTGGTAAAAATGGATATGAATCGCGTCCATTAGATTTGGATATTGTGGACGTTAAGGGGGTGGTCAAAACAACTCAATCTCTTGATATTCCGCATCCTAGAATGCACGAAAGAGGTTTTGTTTTATTGCCTCTATTGGAGATTGATCCACTTTGGAAACATCCGGTTATTGGCAAAGGTGTAAAGGAGTTAGTTAGTGAGTTGAAAGATGATTTATCCGTGTGTAAAGTTGAGACTAATTAA
- a CDS encoding response regulator transcription factor, protein MKKILLVEDEESLINVLELNLELENYKVVIARDGEEALSLFNDSIDLVILDVMLPKLNGFDVCSKIRESSLVPIIITSAKGTSTDRITGLKLGADDYLVKPFNLEELLLRMGKLLDRPVANNEIDNFTFGDNQINFKTYEIVGQNGSAIISKREMELLKLLIDRKNEVVSRDEILDHVWGEDNFPTSRTIDNYILNFRKYFEKDQRNPQYFKSLRGVGYKFVSK, encoded by the coding sequence ATGAAAAAGATCTTATTGGTCGAAGACGAGGAAAGTTTAATTAACGTACTAGAACTCAATCTTGAGCTAGAGAATTACAAAGTTGTAATTGCTAGAGACGGTGAAGAAGCTTTGTCTTTATTTAATGACTCAATAGACTTGGTAATTTTAGATGTTATGCTTCCAAAACTGAATGGATTTGATGTTTGTAGTAAAATTAGAGAAAGCAGTTTAGTGCCAATAATCATCACTTCAGCAAAAGGCACTTCTACCGATAGAATTACAGGTTTGAAACTTGGTGCTGATGATTATCTGGTTAAACCATTTAATCTGGAAGAATTATTGCTTAGAATGGGCAAACTGTTAGATCGACCGGTAGCCAACAATGAGATTGATAATTTCACTTTTGGTGACAACCAAATCAATTTCAAAACCTATGAAATTGTTGGACAAAACGGATCTGCAATCATCTCTAAGAGAGAAATGGAGCTTCTTAAACTATTAATAGACCGAAAAAACGAGGTTGTTTCAAGGGATGAAATATTAGATCACGTTTGGGGCGAAGACAACTTTCCTACTAGCAGAACTATTGATAATTACATTTTGAATTTCAGAAAATATTTCGAAAAAGACCAGCGCAATCCTCAGTATTTCAAAAGTTTAAGAGGAGTAGGATACAAATTTGTATCAAAATAA
- the frr gene encoding ribosome recycling factor, whose amino-acid sequence MEEEIQMLLDEAKAGNKKSLEHLAIELEKIRAGRATPSMLDSVQVEAYGAMTPINQVANVNTLDARTITVQPWDKSMLDEISTGIINANLGLNPQNNGEMIIINVPALTEDRRKELVKKARAEGENAKVSIRNNRKEANDYAKKLKDDGLSEDRVKDIEDEIQTLTDSSVKKVDELIDKKESDIMKV is encoded by the coding sequence ATGGAAGAAGAAATTCAAATGCTTCTGGATGAAGCAAAAGCTGGAAATAAAAAATCTTTAGAGCACTTAGCTATTGAGCTAGAAAAAATTAGAGCCGGAAGGGCAACACCTTCAATGTTGGATAGTGTTCAAGTTGAAGCTTACGGAGCTATGACTCCTATTAATCAGGTGGCTAATGTCAATACATTGGATGCAAGAACTATTACAGTTCAACCTTGGGATAAATCAATGTTGGATGAAATTAGTACCGGAATCATTAATGCCAACTTAGGATTGAATCCTCAAAACAATGGGGAAATGATCATTATTAATGTGCCGGCTTTAACTGAAGATAGAAGAAAAGAATTGGTTAAAAAAGCCAGAGCTGAAGGTGAAAATGCCAAAGTGAGTATTAGAAATAATCGTAAGGAAGCGAATGATTATGCTAAGAAGCTTAAAGATGACGGCCTATCAGAAGATAGAGTAAAAGATATCGAAGATGAAATTCAAACACTTACTGATAGCAGTGTCAAAAAAGTGGATGAGCTTATTGACAAAAAAGAGTCAGACATCATGAAAGTTTAA
- the pyrH gene encoding UMP kinase, translated as MYKRVLLKLSGEALMGQKQFGIDNDRLAEYAKDIKELYDEKIEIAIVIGGGNIFRGVQAAEGGMDRTQGDYMGMLATMINSMALQAALEKEGIYTRLQSAIEMKEIAEPFIKRRAVRHLEKRRVVIFGAGTGSPYFTTDSAAALRAIEVEADVILKGTRVDGIYSDDPEKNPNATKFENLTFEDAYSQGLNVMDLTAFTLCRENNVPVIVFDMNKKGNLKKVVMGEKIGTLVTV; from the coding sequence ATGTATAAGAGAGTTTTACTAAAATTGAGCGGAGAGGCATTGATGGGACAGAAGCAGTTTGGAATAGATAATGACAGACTTGCCGAGTATGCAAAAGACATTAAAGAATTGTATGATGAGAAAATAGAAATCGCCATTGTTATTGGTGGTGGTAATATTTTTAGAGGTGTACAAGCCGCAGAAGGTGGAATGGATAGAACTCAAGGAGATTACATGGGAATGTTGGCAACCATGATCAATAGTATGGCTTTGCAAGCTGCCTTAGAAAAAGAAGGGATATATACGCGATTGCAATCTGCTATTGAAATGAAAGAAATTGCTGAACCTTTTATCAAAAGAAGGGCGGTAAGACATCTTGAAAAAAGAAGAGTAGTGATTTTTGGAGCCGGAACAGGAAGCCCATACTTTACTACTGATTCTGCAGCAGCTTTAAGAGCAATAGAAGTAGAAGCAGATGTTATTTTAAAAGGAACAAGAGTGGATGGTATCTACTCTGATGATCCTGAAAAAAATCCAAATGCAACAAAGTTTGAAAATTTAACTTTTGAGGATGCATATAGCCAGGGATTGAATGTCATGGATTTAACAGCCTTTACTCTATGTAGAGAAAACAATGTTCCGGTTATTGTTTTTGATATGAACAAAAAAGGAAATCTTAAAAAAGTAGTGATGGGTGAAAAAATTGGTACCCTCGTTACTGTCTAA
- the tsf gene encoding translation elongation factor Ts yields the protein MKITASQVNALRQKTGAGMMDCKKALVEANGDEQAAIDILRKKGQKVAAKRGENETKEGLVIAKVTNGEGVILSLSCETDFVAKNEDFYALVDSLVNCAANSSAQTADDLLNEKFDDKLTVGEKITEQIGVIGEKLEISNFDRVKAEAVVAYNHPGNQIASIVGLNKAGDVAEDAGRQVAMQVAAMAPLALNKDGIDQETIDREIEVGKELAIQEGKPAEMAEKIAMGRLNKFFKENTLLSQDFIKDNKMSVEQFLNQSENGLTVTEFKRVALK from the coding sequence ATGAAAATTACAGCTTCACAAGTAAACGCTTTAAGACAAAAAACTGGTGCCGGAATGATGGATTGCAAGAAGGCATTAGTTGAAGCTAACGGAGATGAGCAAGCAGCTATCGATATCCTAAGAAAAAAAGGACAAAAAGTTGCAGCAAAAAGAGGAGAGAACGAAACTAAAGAAGGTTTAGTTATCGCTAAAGTTACTAACGGAGAAGGAGTTATCCTTTCTTTGAGCTGTGAAACTGACTTCGTAGCAAAGAATGAAGATTTCTATGCGTTGGTTGATAGCTTAGTTAATTGTGCTGCAAATTCTTCAGCTCAAACTGCAGATGATTTGTTAAACGAGAAGTTTGATGATAAATTGACAGTTGGTGAAAAGATTACAGAACAAATTGGAGTTATCGGGGAGAAATTAGAAATTTCAAACTTTGATAGAGTTAAAGCTGAGGCAGTGGTTGCTTACAATCACCCTGGAAATCAAATTGCTTCAATCGTTGGTTTAAATAAAGCTGGTGATGTTGCAGAAGATGCAGGAAGACAAGTTGCTATGCAAGTAGCTGCTATGGCTCCTTTGGCTTTGAATAAAGATGGTATCGATCAAGAAACTATCGATAGAGAAATCGAAGTAGGTAAAGAATTGGCTATCCAAGAAGGAAAACCTGCTGAAATGGCTGAAAAAATCGCAATGGGAAGATTGAACAAATTCTTCAAAGAAAATACATTGTTGAGCCAAGATTTCATTAAAGACAACAAAATGTCTGTTGAGCAATTCCTCAATCAATCTGAGAATGGCTTAACTGTTACAGAATTTAAGCGAGTAGCTTTAAAATAA
- the rpsB gene encoding 30S ribosomal protein S2 translates to MARATFEELLEAGVHFGHLKRKWNPYMAPYIFTEKKGIHIIDLNKTAAQLDQACAAMKQIAKSGKKILFVATKKQAKDILEERVKPTRMPYITERWSGGMLTNFGTIRKAIRKMHSIDKMEEDGTMSTLSKRERLQMSRTRAKLDKNYGSIAEMTRIPAAVFVIDVLKEHIAVAEAKKLGIPTFAMVDTNSDPRSIDFVIPANDDATKSIAKILDKVTEAIQEGLEERKNSKDKVKSEKEESAKTAEAAESDNA, encoded by the coding sequence ATGGCGAGAGCAACATTTGAAGAATTATTAGAAGCAGGTGTACACTTTGGACACCTTAAAAGAAAATGGAATCCTTATATGGCTCCGTATATCTTTACAGAGAAAAAAGGAATTCACATTATAGATTTGAACAAAACTGCTGCACAATTAGATCAAGCTTGTGCTGCAATGAAACAAATCGCTAAATCAGGAAAGAAAATCCTTTTCGTAGCTACTAAAAAACAAGCAAAAGATATTCTTGAAGAAAGAGTAAAACCTACAAGAATGCCTTATATTACTGAAAGATGGTCAGGTGGTATGTTGACTAACTTTGGTACTATCAGAAAAGCGATTAGAAAAATGCACTCTATCGATAAGATGGAAGAAGATGGTACAATGAGTACTTTATCTAAAAGAGAGCGTTTGCAAATGTCAAGAACAAGAGCAAAATTGGACAAAAACTACGGTTCAATCGCTGAAATGACTAGAATTCCTGCTGCAGTTTTCGTAATTGATGTATTGAAAGAGCATATCGCAGTTGCGGAAGCGAAAAAATTAGGTATCCCTACATTTGCAATGGTTGATACAAATTCTGATCCTAGAAGTATCGATTTCGTTATCCCTGCAAATGATGATGCTACAAAATCAATTGCAAAAATCTTGGATAAAGTTACTGAAGCTATTCAAGAAGGATTAGAAGAAAGAAAGAATTCAAAAGATAAAGTAAAATCTGAAAAAGAAGAGTCTGCTAAAACTGCAGAAGCTGCTGAGTCAGATAACGCTTAA
- the rpsI gene encoding 30S ribosomal protein S9, with amino-acid sequence MSVINTLGRRKSSVARVYLSKGKGNITVNKRDVKDYFATAVLLEKVNQPFNVTETLGQYDVKINVAGGGVNGQAEAIRLGISRALVEANPDFKPALKAEGLMTRDPRMVERKKPGQKKARKKFQFSKR; translated from the coding sequence ATGAGTGTAATCAACACATTGGGTAGAAGAAAATCTTCTGTAGCGAGAGTCTATCTTTCTAAAGGGAAGGGGAATATCACCGTCAATAAAAGAGACGTAAAAGATTATTTTGCGACTGCTGTATTGTTGGAGAAAGTGAATCAACCATTTAATGTAACTGAAACTTTAGGTCAATATGACGTAAAGATCAATGTTGCAGGTGGAGGTGTTAATGGTCAAGCTGAAGCAATTAGATTAGGAATCTCAAGAGCTTTAGTTGAAGCTAATCCTGATTTCAAACCAGCTTTGAAAGCTGAAGGGTTAATGACTAGAGATCCTAGAATGGTTGAAAGAAAGAAACCTGGACAAAAGAAAGCGAGAAAGAAATTCCAATTCTCGAAACGTTAA
- the rplM gene encoding 50S ribosomal protein L13 — protein sequence MDTLSYKTVSANKETADKKWLIVDAEGQKLGRLASKVAFLIRGKHKPNFTPHADCGDNVIVINAEKVELSGNKLEVKEYIRHTGYPGGQRVLTAKEIQAKYPERLIEKAVKGMLPKNKLGSALYRNLKVYVGTEHGQEAQKPETVNLDSIK from the coding sequence GTGGATACACTAAGTTATAAGACGGTTTCAGCGAATAAAGAAACAGCCGACAAAAAGTGGTTGATCGTTGATGCTGAAGGACAAAAGTTGGGAAGGCTAGCGAGTAAAGTGGCGTTCCTTATTAGAGGTAAACACAAGCCTAACTTCACTCCGCATGCTGATTGTGGTGACAATGTAATTGTTATCAATGCTGAAAAAGTTGAGCTAAGTGGAAACAAATTGGAAGTAAAAGAATACATCCGTCACACTGGATATCCGGGAGGACAAAGAGTATTGACAGCTAAAGAAATTCAAGCTAAATATCCTGAGAGATTAATTGAAAAAGCTGTTAAAGGGATGCTTCCAAAAAATAAATTAGGTAGTGCTTTGTACAGAAACTTGAAAGTTTATGTTGGAACAGAACATGGACAGGAAGCACAAAAGCCTGAGACAGTTAATTTGGATTCAATTAAATAA